In Burkholderia lata, the DNA window CCTGCAGGTCGCCTTCCGCCTCGAACTTCACGTCGCCGCAGTGACAGCTTCCGCGACAAAGCATGGTCGTCTCCCGGTGCGGCCCGTGCGCATCGACGGCACCCCGGCGGAACACCGTTGGCCAGGCCGATCCAAGCGGGTACAGTAGCCCGCACATGCGCCACACGCAATGTCCGTGCGGTGCCCGTCCCGACCCTGCCCAAACCAAGGAACACCGTCATGCTCGAACTGCGCCCCGGCTGCGAATGTTGCGACAAGGACCTGCCGCCCGATTCGGCCGATGCACGCATCTGTACGTTCGAATGCACGTTCTGCGCGACCTGCGCCGACGACGTGCTGAAGGGCCGCTGCCCGAACTGCGGCGGCGACCTGGTCGTGCGCCCGCAGCGGCCGGCGAGCCTGCTCGCGAAATACCCTGCGTCGACCGAACGCATCGTCAAGCCGGGCGGCTGCGCGAACGCCTGACGGCGCCGCACTGCCCCCCTCTCCCCGTCACGACATCTCGATCCGGGCGCGCGTCACCGCGAGCAGCGCCGCCATCGCGCGACGCGCACCGTCCTCGTCGCGTACGCGGATCGCGTCGCTGACTGCCGTGTGCTCGGCAAGCGACGCGTTGTACACGTCCGCGCGGCGCGCATTCAGATGCAACTGCGCCTCGAGCGTGCGATCGATCAACGTGCCGAGCGGCACCAGCAGTTCGTTGCCGCCGGCTTCGAGCACGCTCAGGTGAAAGCGCAGGTCGGCGCGCACCCATTCGTCGACGTTGCGCGCGGCGGCCATCGCACGCGCCGCGCCGTCGATCGCGTCGAACGTTTCCGGCGTATGCATGCGCGCGGCGAGCGCGGCCGCGTAAGGCTCGACCATCTCGCGCATCTCCTGCAGCTTCAGCGCGAACGCAAGCGGCGGCGCGACACGCGCGTACCAGTCGAGCAAGTCGGCATCGAGCAGGTTCCACACGCCGCGCGGCCGCACGCGCGTGCCGATCTTCGGCCGCGACTCGACGAGCCCCTTCGACGTGAGCGTACGCAGCGCCTCGCGCATCACCGTGCGGCTCACGCCGTACATCTCCATCAGGTCGGGTTCCCTCGGCAACAGCGACTCGGGCGGGTAGTCGCCGCGCAGGATCGCCGTGGCGAGCCGGAAGGCCGTCTGTCCATGCAGGTCGCGTCGAATGATCGTTCTCCGTTATGCCGGTGCCCGGGCGTGCCAACTGCCCACTATCTGCACAATAGTGCTATTAATACTATTTTTTATCAGGCTGCGCTAGGATAACCGCGAAAGCCCGCGACCGTGCGCCGCGCCGGACTGCCTGCGCCGGTCAACCCTGGAGACTCGCATCGTGAAAATCACCCGCCTCGAAACCTTCGTCGTCCCGCCGCGCTGGCTGTTCCTCAAGATCGAAACCGACGAGGGCATCGTCGGCTGGGGCGAGCCGATCGTCGAAGGCCGCGCGCACACGGTCGAGGCGGCCGTGCAGGAGCTGGCCGACTACCTCGTCGGCCGCGATCCGCTGCTGATCGAGGATCACTGGCAGGTGATGTACCGCGCGGGCTTCTACCGCGGCGGCCCGATCATGATGAGCGCGATCGCGGGCGTCGACCAGGCGCTGTGGGACATCAAAGGCAAGCATCACGGCGTGCCCGTGCACGCGCTGCTTGGCGGCCAGGTGCGCGATCGCATCAAGGTGTATTCGTGGATCGGCGGCGACCGGCCGAGCGACGTCGCGAACAATGCGCGCGCGGTGGTCGAGCGCGGCTTCAAGGCCGTGAAGATGAACGGCTCCGAGGAGCTGCAGATCGTCGACACCTACGACAAGGTCGAGCAGGTGATCGCGAACGTCGCGGCGGTGCGCGACGCGGTCGGCCCGCACGTGGGGATCGGCGTCGACTTCCACGGCCGCGTGCACAAGCCGATGGCGAAGGTGCTCGCGAAGGAGCTCGACCCGTACAAGCTGATGTTCATCGAAGAGCCGGTGCTGTCGGAGAACGCCGAGGCGCTGCGCGACATCGTCAACCAGACCAACACGCCGATCGCGCTCGGCGAGCGGCTCTACTCGCGCTGGGATTTCAAGCACATCCTCGCGGGCGGCTACGTCGACATCATCCAGCCCGACGCGTCGCACGCGGGCGGCATCACCGAGTGCCGCAAGATCGCGACGCTCGCGGAGAGCTACGACGTCGCGCTCGCGCTGCACTGCCCGCTCGGCCCGATCGCGCTCGCCGCGTGCCTGCAGCTCGACGCGGTGAGCTACAACGCGTTCATCCAGGAGCAGAGCCTCGGCATCCACTACAACCAGGGCAACGACCTGCTCGACTACCTGCGCAACCCCGAGGTGTTCCGCTACGAGGACGGCTTCGTCGCGATTCCGCAGGGCCCGGGGCTCGGCATCGACGTGAACGAGGAGAAGGTGCGCGAAATGGCGAAGACGGGGCACCGCTGGCGCAACCCGGTGTGGCGCCACGAGGACGGCAGCGTCGCCGAGTGGTGAGCGCGATGCGCCGCGCGCGGCTGCGGACCGTGCGATATGCCGCGGTAAGTATCGATTCGAAAACGGCTGCCCGACGGGCAGCCGTTTTTGCTAGCGCGGTGTGACGTCCGGCATGTGCCGGGTGCGCGACGGCGACCTTGCGTCGCGTCGCGCGAGCGCTGCCGTCAGCCGAGGGCCGCGAACCCCGGCACGCTGAACGACAGCACGGCGGCCGCGACGAACACGCCGATCATCGTCAGCGCTTCGAGATGCAGGATGTTGCGGAACGTGTGCGCATCCTCGGTCGACGCGGTGCGGCGCAGGCGCGGCAGCGCCGCGAAGCGGTTCAGGCCGCCGAGCACGAGCGCGAGCGCGACGAGCAGCAGCTTCAGCAGCAACACGCGCCCCCACGTGCTGCCGTCGAGCGGCGCGAGCGAACCGCCGAGCCCGCGGATCGCGTTGAGCGCGCCGGTGCCGAGCACGAAGACGACCGCGACGATCGACGTACGCGACAGGTGCTGGCCGATGCGGATCAGCGCACCGCGCGCGACCGACGAACCGAGCGCCGGCAGCACCGCGAGCCCGCCCGCGAGCACGAGGCCACCCCACACGGCTGTCGCGAGCAGGTGCAGCGTCTGCACGCCGACCGCCGCGGACAGCGCACCCGTATCAGCCGCATGGCCGAGCGATGCCTTGCCGGCTGCGACCACGATCACCGCGAGCCACAGCACCGCGTGCGCGACCGGGCCCTCCGGCTTCGCCAGCGCGACGATCGCGAGCACCACGGCGCCGGCGAACGCGACGCTCCATGCAAAGCCCGTGTGCGTCTGCGACAGCATGACGGGAATCGCGGCGAACGCGCCGCCGAGCCCCGCCCCGCTCATCGTCGCGGCCTCGTAGACGAGCCAGCCAAGATCCGCGAGCACCAGCGCCAGCGCCGCCGCGACCAGCGAATGTTGCGCGCGCAGCCACGCGGGATGCGACGGCGCGACGACCGGACGGGCACCGTCCTTGCCGAGCCATGCCTTGAGCAGCGCCGAGCCGACCGCCATCGCGAACGCCGCGTCCATCAGCGCCGCGAGCGCGACCTGACCGATCCACAAGCTGTCGAACTTCATCGCGCACACCCTCCCGAAAGCGGCAGGCCGACGAGGCGGCGGCAACGGGACAGACAGCGTGAGGAGGGCAACGGCACGGTAGAAAACGTCATCGATGAATCCGGAAACGGGAGAAATGACTGGACCTGCGGCGGAGGCGGCGCCGCGCGACCCGCGAGTGTACGGTCTTCGATGGGGAAAACGCACGCCGGTTCACACCGACACGCCGCAATGCGCGTCAAATTGTCGCAAGTCGCAAACAGACAGGAACCGACGTCCTTTTGCCAAATAGCCGTCATTACCCATCGATGATAGAATGCCGCGTCGCAGCAGCCCGGCTGCCTTGCCGTCATGCGCCGAGCCGATCGTAGCCCGGACAACAGGTCCCCGTCGAATAAACATGGAGTCTCGTGTGTCTTCAAGACGCCTCTTCCGTCCGCTGCTCGCCGTTCTGATGTTCGGCAGCGCGGGCCTTATGAGCGCTGCCCAAGCGCAGACCAAGCCCACGGAGCAAGCGCACGCCCAGCAGGCGCCGCTCAAGGCACCCGATACCATGGCCGAGCGCGTGCGCGGCTGTACGGCCTGCCATGGCGTCCATGGCCAGGGCACGGACAACGACTACTTCCCGCGTCTTGCCGGCAAGCCGGCCGAGTACCTGTACAACCAGCTCGTCAACTTCCGTGACGGCCGGCGCAAGTACCCGCCGATGAACTACCTGCTGACGTACCTGAACGACGATTACCTGCGCGAGATGGCCGAGCATTTCTCGGCCGAACGCCCGCCGTACCCGGCGCCGGCGAAGCCGACGCTGCCGGCCGCGACGCTCGCGCGCGGCAAGCAGCTCGTCACGCAAGGCGACCCGTCCCGCAAGCTGCCGGCCTGCGTGGCCTGCCACGGCGCGACGCTGACCGGCATGCAGCCGGCGATCCCGGGCCTGGTCGGCCTGCACGCCGACTACCTGAGCGCGCAGATCGGTGCATGGCGCTCGGGCAACCGCCACGCGAAGGCGCCCGATTGCATGCATGACGTCGCTTCGAAGCTTTCCGACGAAGATGTGACGGCCGTGACCGCATGGCTTGCCGCGCAACCGGCGCCCGCCAACCCCGTGCCGGCTCCGGCGCGTTCGATGAAGACTCCGCTCGCCTGCGGCAGCGAACCGCAATAAGGCAAGGGAGACAGACACAATGAAACGCAAGTCCCTGTTTGCACTCTCGGCCGTCGCGATCGTCGCGGCTGCCGCCCTCGTGCCGGTCCTGTGGCCGGGCAACGACACGCTGCACGGCGCCTCCGCTGTTGCGGCCACGCCGGCCGACCAGGCCGCGCTGATCAAGAAGGGCGAATACCTCGCGCGCGTCGGCGACTGTATCGCGTGCCACACCGTGCGCGGCGGCAAGTCGTTCGCGGGCGGCCTGCCGATGGCAACGCCGTTCGGCACGATGTACACGCCGAACATCACGCCGGACGACAAGGACGGCATCGGCAAGTGGACGTCGGACGACTTCTACCGCGCGATGCACACCGGCCGTTCGAAGGACGGCAGCCTGCTGTACCCGGGCTTCCCGTTCGCGAGCTACACGAAGGTCACGCGTTCGGATTCGGACGCGATCTACGCGTACCTGCGCTCGGTCGCGCCGGTATCGGTGCCGAGCCGTCCGCATGAACTGAAGTTCCCGTTCAACAACCGCAACCTGCTGATCGGCTGGCGCACGCTGTTCTTCAAGGAAGGCGAGTACAAGCCGGATCCGACCAAGTCGGTCGAATGGAACCGCGGCGCGTACCTCGTCGAAGGCCTCGGCCACTGCTCGATGTGCCACACGTCGATCAACATGATGGGCGGCCCGGTGACGGGCTCGGCGTTCGCCGGCGGCCTGATCCCGCTGCAGAACTGGTATGCGCCGTCGCTGACGAACGACAAGGAACTCGGCCTCGGCGACTGGCACGTGCAGGAGCTGTCCGACCTGCTGCAAGCCGGCGTATCGAACAAGGGCGCGGTGTTCGGCCCGATGGCCGACGTCGTGCACAACAGCCTGCAGTACATGACCGACGAAGATACGCGTGCGATGTCGACGTACCTGAAGTCGATCCCGCAGAAGGCTGAAGCGCCGAAGAACATGCAGTACGAGCCGTCGAAGCAGTTCGGCAACGCGCTGTTCGACCAGGGCAAGAAGATCTACGCGGACAACTGCGCGACCTGCCACGCCGAAAACGGCGCAGGCAAGCCGCCGTCGTATCCGCCGCTCGCGGGCAACCACTCGATCATGATGGAATCGGCAGTCAACCCGATCCGCATGGTGCTGAACGGTGGCTATCCGCCGAGCACGTTCAAGAATCCGCGTCCTTACGGGATGCCGCCGTTCGCACAGTCGCTGTCGAACCAGGAAGTGGCGGCGGTCGTCACGTATATCCGGATGTCGTGGGGCAACAACGGTACGCCGATCTCGCCGCAACAGGTGAGCGACCTGCGTTCCGCGCCGCTCGACTAAGAAGCGGCTGACACAAACGGGGCGCGGCTGCGGGAAACCGCGGCCGCGCCCTTTTGCATTTTGCATTTTGCATTTTGCGATGTCACCTCCCGCGCGGGCCGCGCGAGACGTCGCCGATCATAAAACTGAAGAGTGGTATCTATGTCTTTCGAATCTCTCGGCTTGGCCGAACCGCTGGTCAAGGCGGTCAACGAGCTCGGCTACACGTCGCCGACTCCGATCCAGCAGCAGGCGATCCCGGCCGTCCTCGGCGGCGGCGACCTGCTCGCCGGCGCGCAGACGGGCACCGGCAAGACCGCCGGCTTCACGCTGCCGATCCTGCAACGCCTGCATACGTTCTACGCGGACAATCGCGGCGCGAAGCGCGCGGTGCGTGCGCTGATCCTCACGCCGACGCGCGAACTCGCCGCCCAGGTCGAGGAAAGCGTCCGTGCGTACAGCAAGTACCTGAAGCTGCGCTCGACCGTGATGTTCGGCGGCGTCAGCATCAATCCGCAGATCGATGCGCTCAAGCGCGGCGTCGACATCGTCGTCGCGACGCCGGGCCGCCTGCTCGATCACATGCAGCAGAAGACGATCGACCTGTCGAATCTCGACATCCTCGTGCTCGACGAAGCCGACCGGATGCTCGACATGGGCTTCATCCACGACATCAAGCGCGTGCTCGCGAAGCTGCCGCCGCAGCGCCAGAACCTGCTGTTCTCGGCCACCTTCTCCGACGAGATCAAGGCGCTCGCCGACAGCCTGCTCGACTCGCCCGCGCTGATCGAGGTCGCACGCCGCAACACGACCGCCGAAAGCGTCGCGCAGAAGATTCACCCGGTCGACCGCGACCGCAAGCGCGAACTGCTCACGCACCTGATCCGCGAACACAACTGGTTCCAGGTGCTCGTGTTCACCCGCACGAAGCACGGCGCGAACCGGCTTGCCGAGCAGCTGACGAAGGACGGCATCAGCGCGATGGCGATCCACGGCAACAAGAGCCAGTCGGCCCGTACGCGCGCGCTGGCCGAGTTCAAGAACAGCACGCTGCAGGTGCTCGTCGCAACCGATATCGCCGCGCGCGGGATCGACATCGACCAGCTGCCGCACGTCGTCAACTTCGACCTGCCGAACGTGCCGGAAGACTACGTGCACCGGATCGGCCGCACGGGCCGCGCGGGTGCGACCGGCGAAGCCGTGTCGCTCGTGTGCGTCGACGAAAAGCAGCTGCTGCGCGACATCGAGCGGCTGATCAAGCGCGAGATTCCGCAGGAAGTGATCGCGGGCTTCGAACCCGATCCGCACGCGAAGCCGGAGCCGATCCAGCAGCGCCGCGGGCAGCAGCAGCCGCGCAGCGGTGGCGGTGGCGGCGGCAATCGCCAGCCGCGCGCAGGCGGCTCAGGCCAGCCGGCCGCGAAACGCGACGGCAATGCGCAACCGAAGGCTTCGCCGCAGAAGGCCGCGAAGCCGCGCGCGCAAGGGCAAGGCCAAGGCGGCGCCGGCGGCAGCGGCGGGCGTCCGGCCGGTGGCGGCAACAGCGCCCGCCCGGCGAACGGCAATGCCGCGCACCCGAACCGCAACCGTTCGTCGCGCAGCGGCCAGCGCGGTCACTGAAGCCGTGCGGCTGCGCGCCGCAGGTGCTCGACCTGGCGTTGCCAGCGTGCGAGCACCGCGGCGCGCTCCCCTTCCAGCGTGAACGTGACGCCTGTCGCGAGACGCGCATAGCCGACCCGCTGCGCATCGCCGTGCGCGATCGTCGCAGCGAATCCGGCCAGTCCGCCGAAGTCTCCTTCGAGCGGCGCCATCCTCAATTGCGCCTGAAAGAACGCGCCGTCCGCGACGAGCGTCAACGCGGCCGACCGCCGTTGCGCGATCGCGCGCGCCGCACGCGATTGCGGCCAGAGCGCCAGCAGCAGCGTGCGCGCATCGTGTGCGTAGATCTCGCCGACGCCGAGCAGCGTCGTGCGCAACTGGCCGTCGTCGGTTGCGACGATCAGCGATGCGGCGAAGTCGGCATGACGTTCGAGCGCCGTGCCGTCGAACAACGAAACGACGGCCGGCGGCCACGCATCGAACGTCCATTGTTCGAGCGCGTGGCGATGGGTATCGGTCATGATGGCGTGGCCCCGGTGGAAAGCGGATGAAGATGCCGCAGCATACGCGCGCCGGGCCGCGCCGCGGCGATCAGCGCAGGAACACGTGCCGCGTGATCTTGGTGAGCGGATAGTGGACGCCCGGCTGGATCTTCGCGGGCAGGTCGAGCGGCTTGAGCAGCATCTTCACGCACATGTCGGCCGACAGGTTGCGCCGCACGAGCGTGCTGATGCGCGCGGCGCGCTCGCGGTTGTACTGGCTGTCGCCGACACGATCCGGATAGCGGACCGCGAACACGTGGCGCAGCGCGATCTCGGAATCCTCGTTCTTGATTTCCATCACGCGGCGCGCCAGCGCGCCGAGCACCGCGAGCCGGCCATTGCCTTCGAGCTGGTTGTACTTCTTGAAGAACTTGAAGAAGTGCTTGTAGTGGCGCACTTCGTCCGTGCGGATGTTGTCGGTGATTTCCTTCAGCACGGGCTCGTCCGAGCACTCGTTGATCGCGCGATAGAGCGTGGCCGTGCCCGTCTCGACGACGCAGCGCGCGACCATCTCGAGCGCGCGGGTCTTCTCGAACGCCTCGACCTTGCAGGTCTTCGAATACTCGGCGAAGAAATTCGCGAACGCGGTATCCCAGTCGAACTCCGGCCACACGTGCGCGATGTACGCCTTCAACGCACGCCCGTGCTGCAATTCTTCGTGCTCCCATGCATTGTTGAGCCATGCGGAGACTTCCGGATCGTCGTTGAAGAACTGGCTCAGATTGCTCGTGTAGAGATCCGAGCCGCTTTCGATGAACGACGACGCGCACAGCAGCAACAACAGATCCTCGTTCGCGGCGGCACGTTGACGATCGATCCGGTTCAGGTCGATGTCCTCGATTCGCCACGGCATCACATGCGTCGTTTTGGTGTCCATGGTGGTGCGCTCCCAGTCGTCGCGCGGGGGCCGGCCCATGCCTTCGGCACAGGCGCCAACCGTCCCGCAGGCGGCGTTTTACTTGCGTTTATAGTGGATTGGTCCGGCCGAACCATGCTGGCATCTTAGCCGGACTTTGATGTTCGTGCTCCAGAGCACTGACCATACCGGACGAGCGCAGTTCCACGGCGTCTGTTGCCGTTCGTTAGACGAGTCCTTCAAACCGCTTGCGCCCGCTCGGCGATACGGGCTGCCGCAAACGAAACGGGCGGCCATCCGGCCGCCCGCGAAGCGCACGACATGCCGGCGAAAGCCGGCAGCAATCCATCAGAAACCGGCCGCCAGACCGTCGCGCCGGCTGTCGCTCGCGGCCACGTAGCCACGCTCGCGATCGTCGCGGTCGAGACGCCAGATGAACTGCCCCGAACCGAAATCCATGTAAGGATCGTCGATCGACTTGATCGTATGGCCACGTGCGGTCAGCGCATCGACAGTCGCGCGATTCATCGTTGCCTCGACGTCGAGCGTGAAGTCGCGGTTGACCTTCCAGCGCGGCGCATCGCAGGCAGCCTGCGGTTGTTGCCCGTAGCCAAGCATCCGCACGACAGTCTGCAGGTGGCCTTGCGGCTGCATGTCGCCACCCATCACGCCGAAGCTCATCACGGCCTCGGTGCGACCGTCGACCTCCTCGGTGACGAACGCCGGGATGATCGTGTGGAACGGCCGCTTGCCGCCCGCGACGACGTTCGGCGAAGCCGGATCCATCGAGAAGCCGTGCCCGCGATTCTGCAGCGCGATGCCGGTGCCGGGCACCACGAGCCCCGAGCCGAAGCCCATGTAGTTCGACTGGATGAAGCTCACCATCATCCCGCGCTCGTCGGCCGCCGACAGGTAGACCGTGCCGCCCGAATGCGGCCGGCCGGCGCCGAAATGCGTCGCGCGCGCGGGATCGATCAGCTTCGCGCGTTCGGCGAGATACGCATCGTCGAGCATCTGTTCAGGGGTGACCTCCATCGCGCGCGGATCGGCGACGTAGCGATAGACATCGGCGAACGCGAGCTTCATCGCCTCGATCTGCAGATGCTGCGAGTCGACCGAATCGACTGGCCATTCGGTCAGGCCCGCGTGCTCGGCGATGCCGAGCGCGATCAGCGCCGCGATGCCCTGCCCGTTCGGCGGAATCTCGTGGATCGTGTGACGGCCGAAGCGCTTGCCGATCGGCTCGACCCATTCCGGCCGGTAAGCATGCAGGTCGGCCGCGGTCAGCGCGCCGCCGCCTTCGCGGGAGAACGCGGCGATGCGCTCGGCGAGCACGCCCTCGTAGAACGCGCGGGCGCCTTCCTTCTGCAGCGTGCGCAGCGTCTGCGCATGGCCCGGCAGGCACACGCGCTCGCCCACCTGCGGTGCGCGGCCGTGCGGCATGAAGGTATCCGCGAAACCCGGCAGCCCCTTGAGTTCCGGCACCGCGGCCGCCCACTTGTGCGCGACGATCGGCGGCACCGCATAGCCGCGCTCCGCGATCTCGATCGCCGGCTCGAGCAGGTCCGCGAACGGCAGCGAACCGAACTTCGCATGCAGCGCTTCCCAGCCCGCGATCACGCCCGGCACGGTGACGGTATCCCAGCCGCGCGTCGGCTTGTTCGCGATGCCGTTGCCCGCCTCGCCGTGGCGCTTGCGGAAATAGTCGACGTTCCACGCGGCCGGCCCGACGCCCGACGCGTTCAGCCCGGACAATCGCTCACCGTCCCACACGAGCGCGAACGCGTCGCCGCCGAGCCCGCACGATACGGGCTCGACGACCGTGAGCGCGGCGGCAGCGGCCAGCGCCGCGTCGACCGCGTTGCCGCCCTTCCACAGCATCCGCAGCCCGGCCTGCGCAGCGAGCGGGTGCGACGTCGACACGACGTTGCGTGCAAACACCGGAATGCGGGTCGTCGGATACGGGTTGTGCCAGTTGAAGCCAGTCATCGATTCCACCTCGTCGAAAGCTGAATGAACGCGCCGGACGCGCGCCCGCGTGCGCGGGCAATCCGCCATTGCAGCGCGATCGGCACAATCGCACAAATTCATTTATCACATGAATCAATGCTATTTCTGCATGAATGCCGGGCGACCGTGCGGGCCGGGCCGGCCTAACGTCGTTGCCGCCCTTACAATACTCGCTCCGTCTCACGACACGACCATCGAGCCATGACCCGAGATCCCCGCCTCACCCTCAACGCGCGCCAGCAGGAACTGCTCGAATGGGTGCAGCGCGACGGCTTCGTGACCGTCGACGATCTCGCCGCGCATTTCGCGGTGACGCCGCAGACGATCCGGCGCGACGTGAACTGGCTCGCCGACCTGAACCTGCTGCGCCGCTACCACGGCGGCGCGAGCCTGCCGACCAGCTCGGAGAACGTGTCGTACACGGCCCGACAGCGGATGTTCCACGACGAGAAGCGGCGCATCGCGGCGCTCGCGGCATCGCACATTCCCGACCAGGCGTCGCTGTTCATCAACCTCGGCACGACCACCGAGGAAGTCGCCCGCGCGCTGAACCGCCACCACGGGCTGCACGTGATCACGAACAACCTGAACGTCGCGTCGATGATGAGCGGCTACCCCGACTGCGAGGTGCTGATCACCGGCGGCATCGTGCGGCCGTGGGACAAGGGGATCGTCGGCGAACTCGCGATCGACTTCATCCGCCAGTTCAAGGTCGACTACGCGATCATCGGCACGTCGGCGATCGAGGCCGACGGCACGCTGCGCGACTTCGACACGCGCGAAGTGCGCGTGGCCGAGGCGATCATGCAGCATGCGCGCACCGTCTATCTCGTGACCGACCATTCGAAGGTCGGCCGCCCCGCGCTGGTGCGCCAGGGCCACCTGAGCCAGGTACACGCGCTCTTCACCGACAAGCCGCTGCCGCCCGAGATGGCCGACACCGTCGCGGCCGCCGGCACCCAGGTGTACGTCGCGGAGTGATCGCGCCGATGCTGCACCGCACCTGAAACTTCAAGTGAAATCAAGAAGTTGGCGCTGCAAGCGAACCGCTTGCGCGTGGCCCGGCTGTCAAAGGGAAAATTAACGGGGCACGATTTGTCGTTGCCTGCGCGCTCGACTAGACTCCAGTTCCCCGGCCCGTTCCGCCGTTCCGCCTGTGCCAGGGCGCGGACGAATGACATGGCCGGCGAATGCAGCTTTTCCCCCCAAGCCATACCCCGACGGGTATCGCGCGTCGGCTTTTGCGCCGGGCGCGCGGGCTGACTGGTCGCCATGGAGAGAACGATGCTGAGTCCGCATGAATTCGCCACGCTATTGCTTGTGAAGGACGCTCCCGATCAAACCCACATGGA includes these proteins:
- a CDS encoding DeoR/GlpR family DNA-binding transcription regulator, yielding MTRDPRLTLNARQQELLEWVQRDGFVTVDDLAAHFAVTPQTIRRDVNWLADLNLLRRYHGGASLPTSSENVSYTARQRMFHDEKRRIAALAASHIPDQASLFINLGTTTEEVARALNRHHGLHVITNNLNVASMMSGYPDCEVLITGGIVRPWDKGIVGELAIDFIRQFKVDYAIIGTSAIEADGTLRDFDTREVRVAEAIMQHARTVYLVTDHSKVGRPALVRQGHLSQVHALFTDKPLPPEMADTVAAAGTQVYVAE